From a single Eremothecium sinecaudum strain ATCC 58844 chromosome III, complete sequence genomic region:
- the UGX2 gene encoding Ugx2p (Syntenic homolog of Ashbya gossypii AAR079C; Syntenic homolog of Saccharomyces cerevisiae YDL169C (UGX2)) produces MSNSLLLSECMLQSEKSVAYSTSFSSELYAHSNVCQFTISTSESQGFSWNQDIFASQYQQLCKVIYDGHVDSVDTLIQKITPPSYQDENICRDVFHDDEMEQEGDYSDGNVDSDRYATRSTDINEWRNRLTRELSKPRRKSERSISFVSDSKNGTYRVADVIEIDVNSATPENVRLRALVDDL; encoded by the coding sequence ATGTCTAACAGTTTATTGTTGTCTGAATGCATGCTGCAAAGCGAGAAATCTGTTGCATATTCCACATCATTTTCATCTGAACTCTACGCTCATAGCAACGTGTGCCAATTTACGATTTCTACGTCTGAATCACAGGGTTTCTCGTGGAATCAAGATATATTTGCAAGTCAATACCAGCAGTTATGCAAAGTTATCTACGACGGACATGTGGATTCAGTGGACACACTTATTCAGAAAATCACTCCGCCTTCGTACCAAGATGAAAATATCTGTCGTGATGTATTCCATGATGATGAAATGGAGCAAGAGGGTGATTACTCTGATGGAAACGTGGATTCAGACCGGTATGCGACTCGCTCGACAGATATCAACGAGTGGAGAAACAGGTTAACTCGGGAGTTAAGCAAACCACGTAGAAAGTCAGAAAGGAGCATTTCATTTGTATCTGATTCAAAAAATGGGACATACCGCGTTGCAGACGTTATCGAAATAGATGTTAACTCTGCGACACCAGAAAACGTTCGTCTTCGTGCCTTAGTAGACGATTTGTGA
- the PWP1 gene encoding rRNA-processing protein PWP1 (Syntenic homolog of Ashbya gossypii AAR078W; Syntenic homolog of Saccharomyces cerevisiae YLR196W (PWP1)): MLSATTWIPRGFASEFPEKYELDDVEMERINQLAKLNLEDAKQDLMEADDKESGGKKALDNLKSELEMDDDLKEFDMENYDNDADGEEIAMFPGLPAEATFHEGDDENDPYISLPTKDDEHEEKQELQIYPTDNLVLATRTEDDISYLDVYVYDDGAGFHDGDIPTEEGDEKDPDVARGLIRDPSLYVHHDLMLPAFPLCVEWINYKPGSSSDNIANFAAVGTFDPSIEIWNLDCVDKAFPDMILGESGDAGAGRKKSKKKGKKHITTHHTDAVLSLAHNKQFRAVLASTSADHTVKLWDLNNGSAAQSIPSIHGSNPVASSQWHPTDGSVLLTGGYDSRVALSDVRISNDSEMSKYWSVSSGEDVENVCFANENVFMAGTDNGNVYAFDLRNGENGAPIWTLKAHDAGISSLSINSSVPDMLITSAVGEKIVKLWKAPVSGSNDEHKGPHMVLSRDFGVGNVLSTSFAPDLEVNGTIVVGGVNPGLKLWDVFTNRSVRKSFANELKEVKQKAREEARKLGRSSRFSRKYIINNNADTVLTVDDLGEDEEEQEES, from the coding sequence ATGCTGTCTGCTACTACTTGGATCCCAAGGGGATTTGCATCTGAATTTCCAGAAAAGTATGAACttgatgatgttgaaatGGAAAGGATTAATCAGTTGGCGAAATTGAATTTGGAAGATGCCAAACAGGACTTAATGGAGGCTGATGATAAAGAAAGTGGAGGGAAGAAAGCTTTAGATAATTTAAAAAGTGAACTAGAGATGGATGATGATCTTAAGGAATTTGACATGGAGAATTATGATAATGACGCTGATGGTGAAGAAATTGCTATGTTCCCTGGTCTACCAGCTGAAGCGACTTTCCACGAAGGCGATGACGAAAACGATCCATACATCTCGCTACCCACTAAGGATGATGAGCATGAAGAGAAGCAAGAGCTTCAGATCTACCCTACCGACAATTTGGTGCTGGCTACAAGAACTGAAGACGACATATCATATTTAGACGTATATGTGTACGACGATGGTGCTGGTTTTCATGATGGAGATATTCCAACCGAGGAAGGTGATGAGAAGGACCCTGATGTTGCGAGAGGATTGATCCGTGACCCATCTTTGTATGTGCATCACGATTTAATGCTTCCCGCTTTTCCGTTGTGTGTGGAGTGGATCAACTATAAGCCCGGATCTAGCTCAGACAACATTGCAAACTTCGCTGCTGTTGGAACTTTTGACCCATCAATTGAAATATGGAATCTTGACTGTGTGGACAAGGCATTCCCTGACATGATTCTCGGCGAATCAGGGGACGCTGGCGCAGGTCGCAAGAAGAGTAAGAAGAAGGGCAAGAAACATATCACTACTCATCATACTGATGCTGTGTTGTCTTTGGCCCACAACAAACAATTCCGTGCTGTCCTAGCTTCCACTTCTGCAGATCATACAGTAAAATTGTGGGATTTAAACAACGGATCAGCAGCTCAGTCAATTCCTTCGATCCATGGCAGTAATCCCGTTGCCTCATCACAATGGCATCCAACTGACGGCTCTGTCTTGTTGACTGGTGGTTATGACTCTCGGGTTGCTTTATCCGATGTCAGAATATCTAACGACAGTGAGATGTCCAAATATTGGTCAGTTAGCTCTGGAGAGGATGTTGAAAACGTCTGTTTCGCAAATGAAAACGTTTTCATGGCAGGTACAGACAATGGTAATGTTTATGCATTTGATTTGAGAAATGGCGAGAATGGCGCGCCAATTTGGACTTTGAAAGCACACGATGCAGGTATTTCTTCCTTGTCGATTAACTCTTCTGTCCCAGACATGTTAATTACCAGTGCAGTTGGTGAGAAAATTGTAAAATTATGGAAAGCCCCTGTTTCAGGATCGAATGACGAACATAAGGGACCTCATATGGTGTTATCTCGTGATTTCGGTGTCGGAAATGTTCTAAGCACCAGTTTTGCCCCAGACTTGGAGGTGAACGGTACAATCGTGGTGGGGGGTGTTAACCCAGGCTTAAAATTATGGGATGTGTTCACCAATAGATCTGTTCGTAAATCCTTTGCAAACGAGCTAAAGGAAGTAAAGCAAAAGGCTAGAGAAGAGGCCAGGAAGCTTGGAAGATCCTCTAGATTTTCGAGAAAATACatcatcaacaataacGCGGATACAGTTCTAACCGTGGATGACCTTGGagaggatgaagaagaacagGAAGAGTCATAG